From the Planctomycetota bacterium genome, the window CGACCGGTCCCAATGCCAAAGATCGATGAGAGCCGCCCCTTCCTGCCGGTCAACATCGCGATCCTGACGGTGTCCGACACGAGGGGCGCCGCCGACGACAGGTCGGGCGACGCGCTCGCCGAGATGGTCCGCCGCGACGGCCACGTGGTGCATGCGCGCCGCATCGTGCGTGACGACGTGGCAGAGATCGCGGCAGCCATCCGCGCCTGGATCGCCGACAGCCAGGTCGACGTCGTCGTGTCCACCGGCGGGACCGGCGTCACCGGCCGCGACGTGACGCCGGAGGCCGTCGAATCCCTGCTCGAGAAGCGCATCGACGGCTTCGGCGAGATGTTCCGCTGGATCAGCTGGCCGAAGATCGGGACCTCGACGATCCAGAGCCGCGCGGTCGGCGGAGTCGCCGGCGGCACCTATGTCT encodes:
- the moaB gene encoding molybdenum cofactor biosynthesis protein B, whose translation is MPKIDESRPFLPVNIAILTVSDTRGAADDRSGDALAEMVRRDGHVVHARRIVRDDVAEIAAAIRAWIADSQVDVVVSTGGTGVTGRDVTPEAVESLLEKRIDGFGEMFRWISWPKIGTSTIQSRAVGGVAGGTYVFALPGSPSACRDGWEEILRWQLDNRHRPCNLVELMPRLQEHLSAKPKATV